A genome region from Panicum virgatum strain AP13 chromosome 4K, P.virgatum_v5, whole genome shotgun sequence includes the following:
- the LOC120704657 gene encoding ubiquitin receptor RAD23d-like, whose amino-acid sequence MKLNVKTLKGTSFEIEASPEETVAGVKRIIETNQGQSVYPADSQLLIYQGKILKDDTTLESNKVAENSFLVIMLSKAKASSSGPSTTTPAKAPATPAQPATPAAPAASVARSTPPQAPAATAVTAPPSAQPSPAPAPAATTAPAATVAASDADVYGQAASNLVSGNTLEQTIQQILDMGGGTWERDTVVRALRAAYNNPERAIDYLYSGIPENVEAPPVARAPASGQQTNPQSPSLAQATVAPPVQPSAASAGPNANPLNLFPQGVPSGGANPAAGAGAGAGAGALDALRQLPQFQALLQLVQANPQILQPMLQELGKQNPQILRLIQENQAEFLRLVNESPEGGAGGNILGQLAAAMPQAVTVTPEEREAIQRLEGMGFNRELVLEVFFACNKDEELAANYLLDHGHEFDEPPQ is encoded by the exons ATGAAGCTCAACGTCAAGACCCTCAAGGGCACCAGCTTCGAGATCGAGGCGAGCCCCGAGGAGACG GTTGCTGGGGTGAAGCGGATCATCGAGACAAATCAGGGTCAGAGTGTCTACCCCGCGGACAGTCAGTTGCTCATATACCAAGGGAAAATTCTCAAGGATGACACCACTTTGGAAAGCAACAAGGTTGCCGAGAACAGCTTCCTTGTTATAATGCTGTCCAAG GCTAAGGCATCGTCAAGTGGACCTTCTACCACTACTCCTGCAAAAGCTCCTGCAACTCCT GCCCAACCTGCTACGCCTGCAGCCCCTGCTGCTTCAGTTGCAAGATCAACACCTCCACAAGCACCTGCTGCCACGGCAGTAAC GGCACCTCCAAGTGCACAGCCTTCAcctgctcctgctccagctGCTACTACTGCTCCAGCTGCTACAGTTGCTGCATC TGATGCTGATGTGTACGGTCAGGCAGCATCGAACCTTGTCTCTGGCAACACTCTAGAACAGACAATCCAACAGATTCTTGACATGGGTGGTGGTACATGGGAACGTGATACTGTTGTCCGTGCTCTACGTGCTGCATATAATAACCCTGAGAGGGCAATTGATTACCTGTATTCT GGAATTCCTGAGAATGTTGAGGCCCCGCCTGTGGCCCGGGCACCTGCTTCTGGCCAACAAACAAATCCACAGTCTCCTTCACTTGCTCAGGCTACAGTTGCACCACCAGTGCAGCCATCCGCTGCCTCTGCAGGGCCTAATGCAAATCCTCTAAACCTTTTTCCTCAG GGTGTTCCAAGTGGTGGGGCCAATCcagctgctggtgctggtgctggtgcaggAGCTGGTGCCCTTGATGCtttgcgacagcttccacag TTTCAAGCACTGCTTCAATTGGTCCAGGCTAATCCTCAAATCTTACAG CCAATGCTTCAAGAGCTAGGCAAACAAAACCCACAAATCCTGCGGTTGATTCAGGAAAATCAGGCTGAGTTTCTCCGCTTGGTGAATGAAAGTCCTGAGGGTGGTGCTGGAGG AAACATACTAGGTCAACTAGCAGCAGCAATGCCACAAGCGGTGACTGTTACTCCGGAGGAACGGGAGGCTATCCAGCGG CTCGAGGGAATGGGGTTCAATCGTGAGCTTGTGCTGGAGGTTTTCTTTGCGTGCAACAAGGACGAGGAGCTTGCTGCCAACTACCTCCTGGATCACGGCCATGAGTTCGACGAGCCGCCGCAATAG
- the LOC120704659 gene encoding uncharacterized protein LOC120704659, which produces MISGPLPHQATSVATITAGQQPGLPIPQLINRIGRNRATELSLTITAEDNSQLPLGTTEQVEETAGFTAPVMFQLPSLEMTIPLVDTFLALSVQIPFSYIPVEKWMKQDDKSNHLWNQISSILKCPLGPHIEQLSLPCNQHFL; this is translated from the exons ATGATTAGCGGACCTTTACCTCACCAAGCTACATCTGTAGCTACTATCACAGCAGGCCAACAGCCAG GTCTGCCCATCCCACAGCTCATCAACAGAATTGGAAGAAACCGAGCTACTGAGCTATCCCTAACCATAACTGCAGAAGACAACTCCCAGTTGCCTCTTGGAACTACTGAACAAGTTGAAGAAACAGCTGGCTTTACTGCTCCAGTCATGTTTCAGCTCCCTTCCCTTGAGATGACAATCCCATTGGTGGACACTTTCCTCGCTTTGTCAGTTCAGATCCCGTTCAGTTATATACCCGTGGAGAAATG GATGAAACAGGATGACAAGAGCAATCATCTGTGGAATCAGATTTCGTCCATTTTAAAATGCCCTCTTGGACCGCATATTGAGCAACTTAGCTTACCATGTAACCAACATTTCCTTTAG